From the Erythrolamprus reginae isolate rEryReg1 chromosome Z, rEryReg1.hap1, whole genome shotgun sequence genome, one window contains:
- the LOC139153987 gene encoding olfactory receptor 14C36-like produces MVNQSSVTEFVLMGFSDDPDLQILHSMMFLIVYITALIGNSLIITAVAADRNLHSPMYYFLVNLSILDICSISSTVPKSIAVSLTNNKVISFAGCVTQTFLIIIFVGGELALLTIMAYDRYVAICHPLQYRLIMNWNACIQMVAISFVLNLIHAVLETSLTFRLDFCKSNVIGQYFCDIPQLQKISCTDTKFNETLILVSGFFLDSFIFAFIFASYTYIFSAVMKIPSVQSRHKVFSTCIPHLAVFSLFIITAVFSYMRPKSLSTPVVDLLSAVLYTILPPVLNPIIYSFRNKDLQKALRSLKSNHFTT; encoded by the coding sequence ATGGTCAACCAATCTTCTGTGACAGAGTTTGTTCTGATGGGATTTTCTGATGATCCAGATTTGCAAATATTGCATTCTATGATGTTCCTTATTGTTTACATAACAGCTTTAATAGGGAATAGTCTCATTATAACAGCAGTGGCAGCGGACCGTAATCTTCACAGTCCCATGTATTACTTTTTGGTCAACCTTTCTATTTTAGATATTTGTTCCATCTCTTCAACAGTTCCAAAATCCATAGCTGTTTCATTGACAAACAACAAAGTGATTTCCTTTGCTGGATGTGTTACTCAAACCTTTTTAATCATTATATTTGTTGGTGGTGAACTTGCTTTGTTAACTATCATGGCTTACGACCGTTATGTAGCTATTTGTCATCCTCTGCAATATAGACTGATAATGAATTGGAATGCCTGCATTCAAATGGTAGCAATCTCCTTTGTATTAAACCTGATCCATGCAGTGTTAGAAACTAGTTTGACTTTTCGATTAGATTTCTGTAAGTCCAATGTGATTGGCCAATATTTCTGTGATATTCCTCAGCTACAAAAGATTTCTTGCACAGATACAAAATTCAATGAAACATTGATCCTTGTTAGTGGGTTCTTTTTGGattcttttatttttgcattCATCTTTGCTtcttatacctatatcttttctgcaGTGATGAAAATTCCATCAGTGCAAAGCAGGCATAAAGTTTTTTCTACCTGCATTCCCCACCTagctgttttttctttatttatcatCACTGCAGTATTTTCCTATATGAGACCCAAATCACTCTCTACCCCAGTTGTGGATTTGCTTTCTGCTGTTTTATACACAATCTTGCCACCAGTTTTGAATCCTATTATTTATAGCTTCAGGAACAAGGATCTACAAAAGGCTCTTAGGTCTTTAAAAAGTAATCATTTTACAACATGA
- the LOC139153989 gene encoding olfactory receptor 14C36-like translates to MTNHTSARHFVLMGFSDDWNLQILHGAIFLFVYLITLMGNCLIITAVAFDHHLHNPMYFFLVNLYLVDICSISTTLPKSIAVSLTNNKGISFGGCVAQVFFMVTFVGSELALLTIMAYDRYVAICNPLQYKMIMNWNACIQMAAASWICNLIHAVLETGITFRLNFCDSNTIGQYFCDIPQLQKISCTDIKVNQILILVLGFFFDSFCFGLIFASYGYIFSTIIKMPLVQSRHKLFSTCTPHLTVFFVFIMTAVFSYMRPKSLSSSTLDLFSAVFYTILPPILNPIIYSLRNKDIQKAVLKLLQNVIYNIDCWQNINFYKN, encoded by the coding sequence ATGACCAACCACACTTCTGCAAGACATTTTGTCCTGATGGGATTTTCAGATGACTGGAATTTGCAAATTTTGCATGGTGCGATATTTCTTTTTGTTTACTTAATCACTTTAATGGGGAATTGCCTCATTATAACGGCAGTGGCATTTGATCACCATCTCCACAATCCAATGTATTTCTTTTTGGTGAACCTTTACTTGGTAGATATTTGTTCTATCTCTACCACACTCCCCAAATCGATAGCTGTTTCCCTCACAAACAACAAGGGAATTTCTTTTGGTGGATGTGTCGCACAGGTCTTTTTCATGGTTACATTTGTCGGTAGTGAGCTGGCTTTGTTAACTATTATGGCGTATGACCGTTATGTGGCCATCTGCAATCCTCTGCAATATAAAATGATTATGAATTGGAATGCCTGCATTCAAATGGCAGCTGCCAGTTGGATTTGCAATCTGATCCATGCAGTGCTGGAAACAGGGATCACCTTTAGATTAAACTTCTGTGACTCTAATACTATTGGCCAATATTTCTGTGACATTCCTCAGTTACAAAAGATTTCTTGCACTGATATAAAAGTCAATCAAATTCTGATACTTGTACTTGGGTTCTTTTTTGACTCTTTTTGTTTTGGACTCATCTTTGCTTCTTATGGTTACATCTTCTCCACCATAATTAAAATGCCATTGGTCCAAAGCCGACATAAACTTTTTTCAACTTGCACTCCTCACTTGACTGTTTTTTTTGTATTCATAATGACAGCTGTGTTTTCATACATGAGGCCCAAATCACTTTCATCTTCTACATTGGATTTGTTTTCTGCTGTTTTTTATACCATTTTGCCACCAATTTTGAATCCCATCATTTATAGCCTCAGAAATAAAGACATCCAAAAAGCTGTCTTGAAACTCCTGCAAAATGTCATATACAATATAGATTGTTGGCAAAATATCaatttttataaaaattaa